The proteins below are encoded in one region of Prosthecobacter dejongeii:
- a CDS encoding peptidoglycan-binding domain-containing protein — MKTPFYKSSRTLGIAALAAISLLAISPEASAKDKDDRRGPGKKPSSSSRSWFGDRGRGHDHHDHRDDDDRRRFFAHPRTSWAITLGNGYAGRGYYYGPPNAPYYYQGTGVSYYSSRERVPYDYWRGARLAELNAAVQSELRRRGYYRGPVDGRLGPASKSAISRYQSSRGLAVTGNVNNQTLSALGIR, encoded by the coding sequence ATGAAAACTCCCTTTTATAAATCGTCCCGGACTTTGGGCATTGCCGCCCTGGCTGCGATCAGTCTGCTGGCCATCTCTCCAGAGGCCTCAGCCAAAGACAAAGATGACCGCCGTGGTCCGGGTAAGAAACCGTCCAGCAGCTCTCGCTCGTGGTTTGGTGATCGCGGTCGCGGTCATGATCATCATGATCACCGCGACGATGACGACCGCCGCCGCTTTTTTGCTCATCCACGCACATCCTGGGCTATCACGTTGGGCAACGGTTATGCAGGCCGCGGTTACTATTACGGCCCACCAAACGCACCCTACTACTACCAGGGCACTGGCGTCTCTTATTACAGCAGCCGCGAGCGTGTACCCTATGACTACTGGCGTGGAGCACGTCTGGCCGAGCTGAATGCGGCCGTGCAGTCAGAGCTTCGCCGTCGTGGTTACTACCGTGGTCCTGTGGATGGACGTCTTGGCCCTGCCTCGAAATCGGCCATCTCTCGTTATCAGTCCTCTCGTGGCCTGGCCGTGACTGGCAATGTCAACAATCAGACCTTGAGTGCGCTAGGTATCCGCTAA